GGTTATCACGGCAGCAGCCAATGAAGTAATGACAACCAATATAATAATCACAATAAATAAGGTAACGCCTCGCTGGTTTTTCATTGTGTCACCGCCATCATGTTATTTTTTATCACGACCGTTGTTGATAATAAAAAACGACGATAATTATCATCATCAGGCGGATTAAACGGACTAAACCTGTCGTTAAACGTGGCATCATTGTTTAATGTTAAATCTCTATTCTTAGCACGTGCTAATACATAAATACGCGCAGATATAAGCTGATTAGTACGCCACATCAAGTCGGTAATATTACTGCTTGCAAGGTAACTTTCAGGTCGGCCATCACCGTTAGTGTCGACACCAAAATCAATCCGGATTTGTTCTATATTGCTAACAACCAAATCATTAATAAATACACCGTTAATAAGACTAAAACGGCTTAATCGGGGGCTATTTGTATCATGCGCTTGGATAAAATAGGTGTGATGTAAGTAAGGATATATTTCGGCGTTAGCTATACTAGGGGCTGTACCTGTAAATAACTGCGCTTGCATAGGTGAAATCGCAACATAATAACGATTAGTTTGAGGATTAGGGGAAATCACTCCCCGAATACGTGCTATCGACAATACGTCACTGTTTTCTGCAAGAGCATAACCATCATCATTCTCATCGTTTTCATTCTCAAAACAATTAGCGACAGTAACATTAATGACTCCATCAATCGGCGTCCTCACGATCCAATTGGCTTTATCTGGAAAATGTAAATTATCATCAGCCGCGGGACCACCGACTGGCACCACACGACAATCACCAGCGGCAATATTCTTAGGCACTTGGATATCAGCAAGTCCACCGCCAGAAAACTCCGCAAAACTACCGATAGCTCGTACGTCTTCCACTAATACTTGCAAGGCCAATTGTGCCTGTTGCTGTAAATTGGAAACGGTTGAAGATCGATTAGCCGAGACTTTGGTATCCACAAACATCGTTGTGATAGACACCATAAGCACTAAACCAATAACCAGCGCAATCATCAGTTCAACTAAATTAAAGCCCGCTTGCTTCGCTCTCATATAGCCCCCTTGATGAAGCTAGCTAGCATTACTTGTCGACGATTAGTCA
This Moritella sp. 5 DNA region includes the following protein-coding sequences:
- a CDS encoding PilW family protein, whose protein sequence is MRAKQAGFNLVELMIALVIGLVLMVSITTMFVDTKVSANRSSTVSNLQQQAQLALQVLVEDVRAIGSFAEFSGGGLADIQVPKNIAAGDCRVVPVGGPAADDNLHFPDKANWIVRTPIDGVINVTVANCFENENDENDDGYALAENSDVLSIARIRGVISPNPQTNRYYVAISPMQAQLFTGTAPSIANAEIYPYLHHTYFIQAHDTNSPRLSRFSLINGVFINDLVVSNIEQIRIDFGVDTNGDGRPESYLASSNITDLMWRTNQLISARIYVLARAKNRDLTLNNDATFNDRFSPFNPPDDDNYRRFLLSTTVVIKNNMMAVTQ